The DNA window AACCCTGGGAATCTACAGTTGGATGAGTTAGTAAGAGATGTCAAAGATATAAAAGATAAGTTGGATAATACTTCTCGTCTAAATGTTTCAGCTTCACCCTTTGAGATAGATTTGACCCCTAGGGAACAAAGTGTGTTAGATCTAGTGGCACAAGGTTTGATGAATAAGGAAATCGCAAAGACTCTACAAACCAGTGTGAGAAATGTGGAAAAGTATGTCAGCCGTTTATTTACGAAAACTGCTACGAATAGTCGTACTGAGTTGGTTCGTTTTGCTTTAACTCATGGCTTAACGGATTAAATATGCAAGTTAAATGTATTTTAGTTTAGATAGTAATATCCAATCACAAGAAAAAATTTTGCTAATGTGAATAATTCTGAGAAAATGATAGGGATAAAACTTTTTAGAGAAAATATTAAAACAATGAAAAGATTAAAACCTATTCTTTCCATGTTATTGGTGCTAGTTACCACTTTATTAGTGAGTTGTAGTAGCCCTAGTAAAGCGAAAATTCCTACTGTTTATACTCCTGCTAAAATTGAGCAGTTGCAGTTATATCGAGCGCCCGTCGCCGTTGCCAGAGAACAAATGTCTATCCTTGAGGAGTATATTAAAAGTGAAAATTGGGTAGATACCAGAACCTTTATTCATGGACCGTTAGGAGAACTACGTCAAGCTATGACCAATGCTTCTAGCCGTTTA is part of the Cyanobacterium sp. T60_A2020_053 genome and encodes:
- the psbQ gene encoding photosystem II protein PsbQ; translated protein: MKRLKPILSMLLVLVTTLLVSCSSPSKAKIPTVYTPAKIEQLQLYRAPVAVAREQMSILEEYIKSENWVDTRTFIHGPLGELRQAMTNASSRLLQKDQKPAQNLARELFTHLERIDAAAKDRNSNLAQSQYIEALKDFDAYLDLIPTNS